In Zingiber officinale cultivar Zhangliang chromosome 3B, Zo_v1.1, whole genome shotgun sequence, a single window of DNA contains:
- the LOC121968566 gene encoding copper transport protein ATX1-like, producing the protein MAETVVLRVAMSCQGCAGAVKRVLTNMEGVESFEVDLQEQKVTVKGDVTPEAVFQTVSKSGKKTSFWEGEAKEPAPAPEPEAVAAPAEPVPEAAPDVATAAAATA; encoded by the exons ATGGCCGAG ACCGTCGTCCTGAGGGTTGCTATGTCATGCCAAGGATGCGCAGGGGCGGTTAAGAGAGTTCTTACCAATATGGAAG gAGTGGAGTCGTTCGAGGTGGATCTGCAAGAACAGAAGGTGACGGTTAAAGGCGATGTAACGCCTGAAGCTGTTTTCCAAACCGTATCGAAATCAGGCAAGAAGACTTCTTTCTGGGAGGGGGAAGCCAAAGAACCAGCCCCGGCTCCGGAGCCGGAGGCGGTGGCGGCTCCGGCTGAGCCTGTTCCGGAGGCTGCTCCTGATGTAGCCACTGCTGCTGCGGCAACAGCTTGA
- the LOC121968567 gene encoding uncharacterized protein YnbD-like: MGISKVMGCLSTILFSAFICLKKYGRTYTAAPLLLGALVGYTVSIASHPAINLPLILGKSSHGSFPLWSKFLFAPYLLTVRAYVVFKRTKRRESLYDEISEELYLGGWPTSLSRLPPGDPAVIDCTCELPRSYFVPAESYLCIPLWDSRSPDPTQIEHAVRWACQKRSEKKPVYIHCANGHGRSVCVMCALLVELGVAESWKDAEKMISQKRPLIRMNAQHRKRLEEWSKRRIGSTAK, from the exons ATGGGGATATCAAAGGTTATGGGATGTCTGTCAACAATTCTCTTTTCGGCTTTTATTTGCCTCAAGAAATACGGCAGAACTTACACCGCAGCACCCCTTCTACTGGGTGCTTTGGTTGGGTACACAGTCTCCATTGCATCTCATCCGGCTATAAATTTGCCATTGATTCTAGGAAAGAGCTCTCATGGGAGCTTCCCTCTTTGGTCAAAGTTTCTTTTTGCCCCATATCTATTGACAGTTCGAGCATATGTTGTTTTCAAGAGAACAAAGAGAAGAGAGTCATTGTATGATGAAATTTCTGAGGAACTATATCTCGGAGGGTGGCCTACTTCATTGAGTCGTTTGCCTCCCGGTGACCCTGCAGTGATTGATTGCACATGTGAATTACCGAGGAGCTACTTTGTTCCTGCAGAATCTTATCTTTGCATCCCTTTATGGGACTCCAGATCCCCCGATCCTACACAAATAGAACATGCTGTCCGTTGGGCTTGCCAAAAGAGGTCTGAAAAGAAACCAGTTTACATTCATTGTGCAAATG GCCATGGCAGGAGTGTTTGTGTTATGTGCGCGCTCCTTGTTGAGTTAGGAGTGGCTGAAAGCTGGAAAGATGCCGAGAAGATGATAAGCCAGAAGCGTCCTTTGATCAGGATGAATGCTCAGCACAGGAAAAGGTTAGAAGAGTGGTCCAAACGCCGCATTGGATCAACGGCTAAATGA
- the LOC121967505 gene encoding peptide methionine sulfoxide reductase A1-like, with protein MLLISPTAAAPFAVLAAHRLPHIPAKLFAFAPNSKPLPFGSSSLSRLRPMSWLGKLGFGLGGQSGATDAVSSIAQGPDDDVPAPGQEFAQFGAGCFWGVELAFQRVPGVTKTEVGYSQGNSHEPTYEDVCTGRTNHSEVVRVQYDPRQCSYYDLLDAFWARHDPTTLNRQGNDVGTQYRSGIYFYTPEQEKAARESIEKQQKTLNRKIVTEILPAKKFYRAEEYHQQYLEKGGRFGFQQSAAKGCNDPIRCYG; from the exons ATGCTCCTTATCTCACCCACAGCCGCCGCCCCCTTCGCCGTTCTCGCTGCGCACCGCCTCCCGCACATCCCCGCAAAGCTCTTCGCGTTCGCTCCTAATTCCAAGCCCTTGCCTTTCGGGTCCTCCTCGCTCTCGCGACTCCGCCCCATGAGCTGGCTCGGCAAGCTAGGGTTCGGCCTCGGCGGCCAGAGCGGAGCGACGGATGCGGTGTCGTCGATCGCGCAAGGGCCTGACGATGACGTGCCGGCTCCTGGGCAGGAGTTCGCGCAGTTCGGCGCCGGATGCTTTTGGGGAGTCGAGCTCGCCTTCCAGCGCGTGCCTGGAGTTACGAAAACCGAAGTTGGGTACTCCCAGGGGAACAGCCACGAGCCCACCTACGAGGACGTGTGCACAGGGAGGACCAACCACTCCGAGGTTGTCCGCGTGCAGTACGATCCTCGTCAGTGTAGCTACTATGATCTGCTCGATGCTTTCTGGGCTCGCCACGACCCCACAACTCTTAATCGCCAG GGAAATGATGTCGGGACACAATATCGCTCTGGAATATATTTCTACACACCAGAACAGGAAAAGGCTGCTAGAGAATCCATTGAGAAGCAACAGAAAACCTTGAACAGGAAGATCGTCACTGAAATCCTACCTGCAAAGAAATTCTATAGGGCTGAGGAGTATCATCAACAATACCTTGAGAAAGGTGGGCGATTTGGTTTTCAGCAATCTGCTGCTAAGGGTTGTAATGACCCTATTCGCTGCTATGGATGA
- the LOC121967504 gene encoding zinc finger A20 and AN1 domain-containing stress-associated protein 5-like: MAEEQRLQESHRLCANNCGFFGSPATMDLCSKCYRDRCLKEEQQQQQQRQKNCLAFPVSSSSSPFAAAEATGPSAATASPTSLFFLADAVEEDAEEKKGKAVAVPGQPNRCASCRKRVGLTGFKCRCGATFCGAHRLAELHGCTFDFKAAGREAIARANPVVKADKLQKI; this comes from the coding sequence ATGGCCGAGGAGCAGCGACTGCAGGAGAGCCACCGCCTCTGCGCCAACAACTGCGGCTTCTTTGGCAGCCCCGCGACGATGGACCTCTGCTCCAAGTGCTACCGCGATCGCTGCCTCAAGgaggagcagcagcagcagcagcagcggcAGAAGAACTGCCTCGCCTTCCCCGTCTCCTCCTCGTCGTCCCCTTTCGCCGCGGCTGAGGCGACGGGTCCCTCCGCCGCGACCGCCTCCCCGACCTCTTTGTTCTTTTTGGCGGACGCTGTGGAGGAGGATGCGGAAGAGAAAAAGGGGAAGGCGGTGGCGGTACCTGGGCAGCCGAACCGCTGCGCGAGTTGCCGAAAGCGGGTGGGGCTGACGGGATTCAAGTGCCGGTGCGGCGCTACCTTTTGCGGCGCGCACCGACTGGCGGAGCTGCACGGCTGCACCTTTGATTTCAAGGCCGCCGGCCGTGAGGCCATCGCCCGTGCCAACCCCGTCGTCAAGGCCGACAAACTTCAAAAGATCTAA